The Nitrosopumilus sp. genome segment CGCAATGGGTGGTAGAGAGGGGTTAGTCGATACAGCAGTTAGAACACAACAAAGTGGTTACATGCAACGTAGATTGATCAATGCATTAGAACACATTAGATTAGAATATGATGGAACTGTAAGAGATCCACACGGTCACATAGTTCAATTCCTTTATGGTGAAGATGGTATTGATGTCGCAAAAAGTGATCATGGTGAAGCATTTAACGCAAGTAGATTAGCCGAATCTCAAACTATTATTGACTCTGGTAAAAAAGCAACCAAAGAAGAAATTGACACTCTTGCAAAGAAATACACTAAAACTTTCAACCCAAGACTGACTACACTTGTTATTGATGCATTACATGCATCTAATCTTAGTAAAGAAGGAGTTGAAGCAGTATGCAAAAAAGGATTATCATTATACAATAATGCCCAAGTGGAACCAGGACAAGCTGTGGGAATTATCACCGCACAATCTATTGGTGAACCTGGTACCCAGATGACTTTGAGAACATTCCACTTTGCTGGAATTAAAGAGCGAAACGTAACATTAGGTCTTCCAAGATTAATTGAATTAGTTGATGCTAGAAAGAAACCTGTAACTCCAACCATGGATATCTATCTTGATGAGGAATCAAAGAAAAATCGAGAAAAAGCTATTGAAGTTGCACGTAATGTGTTGCAAACAAAGGTTAGTGCATTGATTTCTTCAAGTGAAACTGATTATTCTACTGAAATTAAATTAATTCTAAGTGAGAATAGACTAAGAGAAAGAGGATGTTCAATTGCAGAAGTTGAAGCAGCACTTGGCTCTAATAAAAAATTCAAAATCGAAACAACTGGTGAATTAATTACTTTGAAACTAGTTGATGAATCTGATACTGCAACAGTTATTGCGATTAGAAATAAAGTTCTCAACACAACTGTAAAGGGTGTGCCAGATATTGAGCGTGTAACACTAGTTCAAAAAGACGATGAATGGGTAATTCAGACAACTGGTTCTAATATTGCCAAAGTTCTAGAAGTCAAAGGCATTGATAAAAGAAATGTACGAACAAACAATGTCTTTGAAATTGCAGGTACATTGGGTATTGAGGCTGCAAGAAATGCATTGATTAACGAATTAAATCACACCCTTGAAGATCAAGGATTAGAAGTCGATAATAGATACATCATGCTTGTATCTGATTTAATGTGTTCTAGAGGATATATGCAACAGATTGGAAGACATGGAATTGCTGGCACAAAAGATAGTGTTCTAGCAAGGGCTGCATTTGAAATTACAGTACCTACAATTGCACATGCTGCGCTTGGAGGAGAAATAGAACAACTAAAAGGAATTACTGAAAATGTGATCGTCGGAAGTAACATTCCAATTGGAAGTGGAACTGTTGACCTTTACATGCAAGTCAGTAAGAAAAAATGAGGAATAATAGAAATTATTAGATGATAATTATGGCAGATGAAATTTCAACATTAATGGCTAAAAGCAAGAATAAAGTTGTTTTACTTCGATTACGTAACTCAAAAACTATCCAAGGAGTCCTCCAAGATTTTGATATTCATATGAATTTAACATTAGATGATGCTGAAGATGTTTCTGAGGAAAAACCAGAAAAACTTGGAACTGTTTTGCTACGTGGTGATAATATTTTAGCAATATCTTTGCCTGAAGATGAATCTTAAATTTTACTAAACATTAAATTCTATATTTGTACATTTGTAGTATGTTCTTTTTTTTGTTGCTACTGAATTTGATATTTTTGCCCGTATATGGTGAAACCATTCCTGATTATGATAATCCATATGCTCCAATTATTACAGATAAGTCCGTTTACACTTGGACTGATAAAGTAAAAATAAGTATTATAGCTCCTAGTTGGAATAGTGATAAATTTCTAATAAACTCAATAGGTGACAGTCAAGATCATCCAATTAAAATTTCTACTAGGGAGCATTCCTTAGATCAATATCGATTTACCGAAACTGATGTTAACTCAGGAATATTTACTGCAGAAATTACATTAACTGGATTTCCTCATGATGCTGATGGTGATGGGGATATAGACACTACCCCTAGAACATTTGGAAGTGGTCCTACAAGTGGCTTTTTGGAAGTTGATAGAGATTCTGGAATTACCATTTCATTTGAATTTGCAGACGGCGTCATCTTGACAAAATCTGTTCCAGTTAGTTGGAATTTGGGAGAAATTCAATTTGCAAAAGAGATTTTTTTTACAAATGATGCTATAGTGGTAATAGTAGATGATCCTGATATGAATCTCAATCCTGAAGCACTAGATCAAATACCGATTCAAGTTTCTTCTGATTCCGACATTGCAGGAATTGAGATTACTGCCATTGAAACATCTGAAAGCTCTGGAACTTTTATGGCTTCATTCTTTCCGTCTCAAACTTCCCCATCTAGTGGAAATAGGTTGTACTCTATAACTGGTGATAATATTGTTGCAAAATATAGTGATCATACCTTGCCAAAACCATATTCAATCAATGATGATTTAGAACTAGTTACTTTAACAAAAATTGATTCATCAGTATCCCCTATTGACAGATTAAAAAGTTCACCTGTTTTTCTTTCTGATAGTCTAGGTAGTCCTTTACAGTCAATATCTGAAAGCAATCAAGTCCAAATTGTTGGTAGTGTTACAAATCAACAAAATTTTATGCAAAAATTTGTTTACATTTTTCAAGTGAAGGATTCTGATAATTATGTGGAATCTATCTCTTGGATTCAGGGTGAAATTTCACCAAATCAGATTTTAGATCTATCTCAATCTTGGACTCCGCTAAAATCTGGAACATATCAAATTGAAACCTTTGTTTGGACATCATTAAAAGATCCTACTGCTCTGTCTTCCCCGAATTTCAAATTAATCTCAGTTGAATGATTAGTATAATTTCTACGTGATTATTAAATAGAAAAATAGGTTTTTACAGATGTGTTAGGATATTTAATTGGAATTTCGTTAGTGTTAACTGCATTATTTCCTCTTCTTGCAAGTGATGTTTTTGCAGATTCTTTTGTAGTAGACTTTGATAAGGAATCATATCATACAGGAGATTCCCTTACTATCTCTGGTAAAATTCTTGATTATAGAATGCCAGTGATTGCTATGAGTATCTATAGTCCTGATGGAAAAATACTCTCTGCAAATAATCTGGAAATTGATTCTGAGAAAATCTTTTCAAAAACTATCCAATTGGATTCTCCATTTTATGAACAAGCAGGGGAATATAAAATAAAATTTGATTATGGACAAATATCTCAAAACCACTTTTTTTCTATTAATGGTGATTTTCTAGACTCTGAAATTTTTAATGATGAATATGTAGAGCCTGAAATTATTCTACTTTATACTGAGAAATCTGCATACACTGGCAATGATGTTATTGAAATCACTGGACTAGTTTCTACATTGGATTCTCCCACTGTATTGATTGGAATTTATGATCCCTTTGGAATGCCAACTGGATTTTATTTTGGTACGATTGATTCTAATTTAGAATTTTCTACAAGCTTTCTTGTAAAATCTGGAGTGAATTTTAGAACTGATGGAACCTACTCAATAAAAGCACACTATGTAGAATCAGAAGCAACTTCATTTTTTGATTATTATGAAAACTTAGAACAACATGTTGATAATTCGATAGAAGAAGAAACCATAGAAGAAGAAACCATAGAAGAAGAAACCA includes the following:
- a CDS encoding LSM domain-containing protein → MADEISTLMAKSKNKVVLLRLRNSKTIQGVLQDFDIHMNLTLDDAEDVSEEKPEKLGTVLLRGDNILAISLPEDES